CAGTCTGCGGTGGTCAGGACTAACAACAAGCTATCTCCTAAGTTCTTTGGTCCCTACAAAATTCTTGATCGTTGTGGTTCTGTTGCGTACAAGTTGGAGTTACCACCATCTTCTCTCATTCATCCGGTTTTTCACGTTTCACAACTTAAGGTGTTGGTTGGTAATGTGCACACTTCAACTGTGTTACCTTCAGTCCTTGACGATGTGTTACTTAAGCAGCCGATACGCATTTTGGAGAGGAAGATGGTTAAGCGACAGGACAGAGCCGCCACACAGGTTTTGGTTCAATGGGCTAATCAAGGAGAGGAAGAGGCTACTTGGGAGTTTCTCTATGATTTACAGAAGAAGTTTCCTTCCTTTGAACCTTGAGGTCAAGGTTCTCTTAACAGGGAGGATTTGCTATAGGAAGTATTATGAGTAGTGACACGTGGATGGGAGAGAAGCGTAGAAGACACGCGTCACAAGATAAGGAGGCCGTTGAAGAAGTTTGTTACgcggaagaaaaagagagtttGAATAAAAGAGGAAGAGTAGATTCATTTGGATTATcgataaaaatgtataatgtttTCCTTCTTGATCTTTAGTTCTGAGAACTTGTGAGATAACTTTTCATAGCTTTTGAGTTGTTTCTTCTTGTAAACTCTTGGCGTGATTAGTCGATTCTTTGTGAATAACATTGGATCGTTTGTTACGGAGATCGGAATTCTATATCATAGGGTTAGTATCATACCAACAGTTACTTGtgttatagtatatattaaagaTATATTATTTGAAGTGACAATTGACTGTGACATTTGTAAGTGTGTTCTTCTTAATTAGTTTTCGCACCATTTTATCACCAAATAATTTTAGCCGAAAGTCAGATTAATTATCAGAGTAGACATACAGAAAATCTCTAATAAGAATTTTCCGCATGCCCACATCAAATAAACATTTGAGCTGAAGTCCAAAGTTTAAGTGATCACATTAGTTTATATAGTGAATCTCAGTCTGGTTGTTTGCGGTTAACCTCTCGTAAGACAGTTTATTTTGAAGATAAACTGTAAAATTCACCTTATAGAAACTTTTAGCCTTTTGAATGCTTTTAAGATACagttccaaaaaataaaaaataaaggaaTTTTTTTCAAGATCCGTTAGGTTATTAATTATTGTGTATCGAGTTATGATGGGGGTTAGTGGTGGGATTTAGAAATTTACTAAAGTGAAGCAAGCATCTAGGCTTTATCACCAAACTAATTTACTCATATTAAAAATCTTCACTATGTGACTAATATAAGAAGTTAGGGTTCGAACATAGAGGTGCTATACTTTGCTAAAAGAGGACTCTAGTCTCGTACTTCTGCTAACGCAGAGTTCATATCTTATTACTTACTAGACTACAAAAAAACTGGTTCATATCGAACTTAAAAATCTCAATCTTACTGATCTGAAAATTCAGATGGCTAAATATCAACTAAGTTCGAAAATTCTTGAACAGTATTTATGATTTGGTTGGTTTGTTTATTAATTCAACCATGAATCTTTTGGAAACAGATTCGTAGCTACCGTTGTCAAGTTTTCTTATAGCATTAATTAATTCATAGACTTCCacttataataaattaacaaaaactgATTCATATtcttaccaaacaaaaaactgATTCATATTGGTTAAATCATATAACATTTGTagcaaaaaaatcatataacatTCTATCTTACTTTCGGTGAGGTTTTCCACATACTAGATCAACATCTTAGAAACATATTTTGACAAGTTTTACCATCAAAAggttaaaaaataactaattatATTGGGTTTTTagattgaacaaaaaaaactaattagatTGGTATTGATGTATGTATATAAACCTCCAATGTATAGAGGTTGCATATAGGAGAGGTGGGGGTATGAAGTGTTATAAAAGGTTTGCAGAGATATAAAGCGAATATGGGTGATGGGTCCTCCTCACACATATGATCTACTAAAACTAGACTAGTACTACTGTCCCTTGCATTTTTTCCTTGTAATTTACTTTAATACAATCCTTGTGATAATCTAAGAATCTCTAGAAACCACATTATATATGGTCTCATTTGAAACAACGCACACATAAGAGATAATATAGATTTAATGAATATGCATGTGCTCATTGTGGAAGGTAAAGTTGAAGGTATGAGAGGTCAGTGATGCAACTTGGTGAATAGTTTGTGAAtgtgtcatttttttttgttgagaaaACGTAAATGTGTCATTTTGTTTGTCTTTATATATGCCGAATGGAATAATATCTAGATTATTATAATCATAAATAAcgaaacatatataattttagagagagaaaattagaaGAGATCGAATTTTATATACAGTACACTATATGATCATATAAGGGTTATATATTTGCAAAAATCATGAACATCaaattaataagtaaatttgGATACTTATAAACAAGAATATATATTTCGTTcatacataaaaattaaaacgttTCCTTTTAGAAAATATGAAAGTATTTGATCAACAGAAatgtgtaaatatatatatatatatatatatgattttacaaCTTTATTTATGTTCCAAAAAGTTTAACGGAAACAAAATATGTTAATCAACCTATATGTATACATTTAGTCTTATGCAtttaattacataataataatatacatttatttgCCGGTTTGTTCATTATTTGGTTAACAAACTAAACTATAAATActagcttttaaaaaaaaagaaaatcaggtATTAATTAGAATTACAACTTGAACATTTTCTCAAATGTGAAAATCTTATGTTTTGTTGACAAAGGGTATAGATTTTATTCTCTCCCTCGGGATTGCTTATTTCTCTGCAGTAACACGTGTGTTCTgtcaaaaaaaatctcaatctgCCTTTCAGTAACTATCactttttactaaatattttttttttccatctgaaATTATATTATTCATGAAACAACGTTTAACAAGAGTCCATACTAGGGAAACAGAGCCGGCGGAACAACCGTACATCCCTGGGAACTAAGAGCACCCACAACCCAGAAACCAAGGGTTCGATAACCAATAAACaacttttagaatattttattattttttctttttttcgtccgaaatttaaaaaaaaaaaaaaaaaaaaaaagctgaccAATCGTGGGCCGCCACGCGTAGTGGGGCCCGCGAACAGTAACGAACTTTGATATGAATCAATCCTTATGCAAGAGTTTATGGCGCACGGAAacctaaaaaacaaatattataatattttttctcctGACAAATATTGCTAAGGACTTAGCGTTGGGGGTGCTCTAAGCCAGCGGAACAACTATATATCTCTGGAAACAACAGCCCAATCAAGGCAACTAATAACCAAACTAATATCAAAGCTGAAACAAGCAAGATTAACCGACCGATATTAGGGAAAGGCTTCAAGATACCATAGAAGAGCCGGTATAGAAACCATGTTCTGAGAAGATAAGATCACACTAGGATAAACCCTTTCCCAAGAAGACATTTGCCCACCTAGCAAACTCCACAATTATAAGGAATAAACCAACAAGAAAATCCAAGCAATTATCTTCACCCGTTGCTGTATAAAGGCCTTAAAAACCCAAACCCACAAACCAGACAGTATCAAGACAGTAGGACTACACCGTGGAAGCCAAATCGATGACGAAAGCAAGGTGGAGACGAATTGGAGATGGGAAAAGGAGAACTCCTGGTCTCTTGACGAAGAACCCAAACACCACTCAAATCTTGCACAAGGAAGAACAGACTCAGAACTAGAATTGAAGAAAGTACAGTGATGCCGTCAGCGAAAGCGCGTGCTCCGCACCAAGCGGCTGCACCGCACCGTCAAGAGATCCCCGATCTCAGATCTGGCGCCAGACGCACCACCGGACCCAACTCTCTGAAACAGAGCTGAAACAACAAAGATACTGGAACTAGAAAAAGTTCCCCACCAACCTTCGAGACGAGGAGCACAACAATAAAGATACAAGCATTGCTGCTTTAACCCGTGATAGAAACACGGGCACCTCCTGCTCACACAGAATCTCACCACTTGAAAATCCTCCTGCTAACCTGAAAGCAGAACACCGTGACCCCACCAAAACGCAAGACCTCGACTTCGTACATTTCAGAGAAAATCAAGCTTCAACACCAAACAACAAGacacaaagaagaaaataaagcaACTACTAAGAGGATGGGGTCTCCTCCGGCGCCGGCGAAGAGCACCAGCCACCGGAGAGACCCAGATCAGAGAACAAAAGTCTTGGCGGCGCTAGAAAAGcttgagagaaaaaaataggGTGACCCAGATCAGAGAACAAAAGTCCTTTGCACTTTTTACTAAATATATGATCACGAAAATGTTATGCTATATATAATTTTCGACAAAAGTGCTATATGTAGTTTTCATGGCCTATCCAACTTTTCCTTTGTAGCGATTAtgaaaatttgatgttttctaTCTATTGCATGTTCTTGTACATATTTAAGCTAAATGAATATTTCATATGCATGTACGAGTTTAGTAAGAAGATAACAATTAGTAAACGTAGTGTAAATGTAATCCCACGAGTTGTCCAAGTATTACGAGAGTTATAAATCAAATGGGCGTTGGAATGTAGAGATTTGTTATTCTATTTCATGACTTGATCTATAGATGCTAACTCCTATATCATTTTATACAGAGAAAagattattagaaaataaacCTACGGTGTTTATAATCTCCAAAGATACTTTTCAACTAATTGGAATTTGTATCCTATGGGGCAAAAGCCTACCAAAAGCAAGAAGCATGCGTTTAATTTAATACCTCTATATCAATGTAGTTCGTAAAATTTATTAGGAATTTTCATGGTGATGATGTAGCTAGGAACTTACATTtttctctttctattttttttgggttaaaagACTATAGTCTATATCTTACAGATGTAAAACATTGATTGTCTTTTGGACAAGACAGATGCAATCGTGCAACACATTGATTATCAAGAATTCTTTTTGAATGTAAGACTTTATATCTACAAAATTTGTTACCACctaaactagagagagagaatgtgaCTGTAAAGCTTTTGCCTTGTGATAAAGCTTCAACGGCCAGTGAAAGCACTAAAGAACAAGTTCTGTATCAGCCACAGATTTGGATCATACACAACAGTAGTGAGTAGTAATCCTCAAGATTCAACAATGACAACACAATGAATGAGCCAAAAGTTTGTACATCATAAACTCATAACTATCTCTTGAGGCAGAACAAGTTCTGTATCAGCCACTCAAGTTCTTAACTTGGTAATGATCCATCACAAAAACTGATTAGCTCAAGGTGAACTCTGTAAAAGGCTTCCACATATCAACATAGCTTCGCAGCTCACGAACCGGGAGACTCTTCTTCCACGCATCAAGATCCGGTAACTCACCGGTTAACGCCACCGAGCTATCATCTCCATTCCCAAGCGTTAACACAAAGAGCTTATCACCGAACACTTGACTCATCGCTTTCAACGTTTCCACCATAACCAAATCTCCATCTCTCTCTGAATCCTCAGCTTCCACACACCTTCCTCCAACGTTCACCATGATCCTCCCTCTCTTCCTCAACCTACCCTTCAATCCCCTCCACACATTTGGATCTTGAAGCTCTTTGATCACGCTCCCTTCACTAAACAAATCCACTAAAATACCCGAGAACCCGGTTCTGACGCTAGCGTCCAAGGCGTCTCCGATGTTGATAAAGATCCTATCTTTATGGTCTCTCTCGAGCTTAGAGAGGCTAAAGAACTCTCTACCTACGTCGATCACAGAAGGGTCGATCTCCCATCCGTGGATAGTGTATTCGGGTGGGTAAAGCTCGAGGATCAACCGGGCGGTTGACCCGGCTCCGAACCCGAGAACGCCGATGGGTCCTGGAGGGATAATCGGAGGGAGGGTAGCGAAAACGTCGAAGTAACTATCGGTTAAGGTTTTGAGGAGGAAGGAGATGCTGTGGATGTTACCGGGAGTgtcgaggaggaggaggcgagAGCCGGCGAGCGGGTGGTCGCTTCTCCGGGAGACTTCTATGACTCTTATGTAGTTGTGTCGGGATTTGAACTTGGCGATGGTTTTGACTTCGTTGGATGGGACTGCTTCGTCGTTGCTGGAAGTTCTGTTGCGGCGGCGGGGGAAGATTGGGTTTTGCGGTGGTTTAGGGCGGAGGCTGATAGGAGTGTGAAATTGAGGTGGGAGAAAATGGAGAGAGACAAGCTCCTTAGCCATGGCTTCTCTCAACAATGTGTAATTAATattatcaagtttttttttatgacaggACAGTTTCAAACTTTCGGACAAAACAGTAATGGCTTTGTccgagaataaaaaaaaaaaattatatcactGTTCTAGAATATGCAAAGGACACCAAGATGTAGTTTTAAGAGGATGGTGGATTCACTTCAGGCTCATCTTCCATATCATCTTCACCAGTAGAGTCCCTGAAGATTCAAAGAGTTTTAAATTTAAGTTCTCAAGGCATCTCAAAGGTTTGGTTAGATTGAAGTAGGAAGAAGCTTTTTTAATTACCTGTCCATAGGTGGGT
The nucleotide sequence above comes from Brassica napus cultivar Da-Ae chromosome A9, Da-Ae, whole genome shotgun sequence. Encoded proteins:
- the LOC106366182 gene encoding uncharacterized protein LOC106366182, with the protein product MAKELVSLHFLPPQFHTPISLRPKPPQNPIFPRRRNRTSSNDEAVPSNEVKTIAKFKSRHNYIRVIEVSRRSDHPLAGSRLLLLDTPGNIHSISFLLKTLTDSYFDVFATLPPIIPPGPIGVLGFGAGSTARLILELYPPEYTIHGWEIDPSVIDVGREFFSLSKLERDHKDRIFINIGDALDASVRTGFSGILVDLFSEGSVIKELQDPNVWRGLKGRLRKRGRIMVNVGGRCVEAEDSERDGDLVMVETLKAMSQVFGDKLFVLTLGNGDDSSVALTGELPDLDAWKKSLPVRELRSYVDMWKPFTEFTLS